In a genomic window of Bacillota bacterium:
- the guaB gene encoding IMP dehydrogenase, with the protein MPGQRKRPEDQDTRFALEGLTFDDVLLVPGESRVLPRDVDVSTRLTRKLRLNIPLLSSGMDTVTEARMAIAIAREGGLGVIHKNMPIDRQASEVDKVKRSEHGVITDPIFLSPQDTVDQALAIMSRYHISGVPVVEGGRLVGILTNRDIRFIEDTHQAIGRVMTRDHLVTAPVGTTLDEAKRILAKHKIEKLPLVDKDFALKGLITIKDIEKARKYPNSAKDARGRLLAGAAVSVSEEALDRTDRLIEAGVDVIVLDSAHGHSRNVIDLLKKLRKRHPDLELVAGNVATGEGARDLAEAGASAVKVGVGPGSICTTRVVAGIGVPQITAIFEGYKAIGRSDVPIIADGGIKYSGDITKAIAAGADSVMIGSLFAGTEESPGEMEIYQGRSFKVYRGMGSVGAMRAGSADRYFQESDMKLVPEGIEGRVPYRGPLSETVFQMVGGLRSGMGYCGAKSIEDLKTKTHFIRITSAGLRESHPHDVNITKEAPNYSIRE; encoded by the coding sequence ATGCCTGGCCAGAGAAAGAGACCCGAAGACCAAGACACCCGCTTCGCCTTGGAAGGACTGACCTTTGATGACGTCCTCCTCGTCCCCGGCGAGTCGAGGGTCCTGCCGCGGGACGTCGACGTCTCCACCCGCCTGACCAGGAAGCTCAGGCTGAACATCCCCCTCCTGTCTTCAGGGATGGACACGGTGACCGAGGCCAGGATGGCCATCGCCATCGCCCGTGAGGGCGGGCTCGGAGTCATCCACAAGAACATGCCCATCGATCGGCAGGCCTCCGAGGTGGACAAGGTCAAGCGCTCGGAGCATGGGGTGATCACCGACCCCATCTTCCTTTCTCCACAGGACACCGTCGATCAGGCCCTGGCGATCATGTCCCGTTACCACATCTCGGGCGTGCCCGTGGTCGAGGGGGGCCGGCTGGTCGGCATCCTGACCAACCGGGACATCCGCTTCATCGAGGATACCCACCAGGCCATCGGCCGGGTGATGACCAGGGACCACCTGGTCACGGCGCCGGTCGGGACGACCCTCGACGAGGCCAAGCGGATCCTGGCCAAGCACAAGATCGAGAAGCTGCCCCTGGTCGACAAGGACTTCGCCCTCAAGGGCCTGATCACGATCAAGGACATCGAGAAGGCCCGCAAGTATCCGAACTCGGCCAAGGACGCCCGGGGCCGGCTCCTGGCCGGCGCGGCGGTCAGCGTCAGCGAGGAGGCCCTGGACCGGACGGACCGGCTGATCGAGGCCGGCGTCGACGTGATCGTCCTGGACAGTGCCCACGGGCATTCCCGCAACGTCATTGATCTCCTCAAGAAGCTGAGGAAGCGCCACCCCGACCTGGAGCTGGTGGCCGGCAACGTGGCCACTGGAGAAGGGGCCCGCGACCTCGCCGAGGCCGGGGCCAGCGCCGTCAAGGTCGGGGTCGGGCCCGGCTCGATCTGCACGACCCGGGTCGTGGCCGGGATCGGCGTCCCGCAGATCACGGCGATCTTCGAGGGCTACAAGGCGATCGGGCGGAGCGACGTGCCGATCATCGCCGATGGCGGGATCAAGTATTCCGGCGACATCACCAAGGCCATCGCCGCCGGCGCCGACTCGGTCATGATCGGCAGCCTCTTCGCCGGGACCGAGGAGAGTCCCGGGGAGATGGAGATCTACCAAGGACGCAGCTTCAAAGTATATCGTGGGATGGGCTCGGTGGGGGCGATGCGGGCCGGGTCGGCCGACCGCTACTTCCAGGAGAGCGACATGAAGCTCGTCCCGGAGGGCATCGAAGGCCGCGTGCCCTACCGCGGACCGCTCTCGGAGACCGTCTTTCAGATGGTCGGCGGGCTCCGCTCGGGGATGGGCTACTGCGGGGCCAAGAGCATTGAGGACCTGAAGACCAAGACGCACTTCATCCGGATCACCTCGGCCGGCCTGCGGGAGAGCCACCCGCACGATGTCAACATCACCAAGGAGGCCCCAAACTACTCCATCCGCGAATAG
- a CDS encoding ABC transporter permease subunit, which produces MRGPRGSVVEAGRRQAMRVVWFLVLAGLLYFIYRRPAVAIPGPAARLLTATHALPSYALMSMARMLAAYLLALGFSLLYGYVAWASPAVGRFLMPLLDVLQSVPVLGFFPAAVFFFVGFFHGGRLGLELAAVFLIFTSQAWNITFGVYEALTTIPQDLQEAARAFGLGPGLRFSRLLFPAMVPKLVYNSMLSWAGGWYFLIACEIIALGPINYTLPGLGSYLINTAQAGRLDLTMIGLAVLVALIILLDLLLWRPLGVWAARFKYEYLAGGSAPTSRLLTMWRKWPVARLTTVAGSAVWSLTRRVYRAIVGPPGKAAARARRAAEARWPGLAERFIGLAGRAVGWAVTTGILYLVARSVVSLARLMLQPLPPEARLIPAGLGASFLRLAAAYLISLAWTLPAAYYVASSDRAYGFLMPVFEVLASVPATALFPVIVFVIARRAGGMNLAAVLLALTGMQWYLLFNLISGVRSLPADLKEAAQAYGLKGRLYLIRVVLPAVFPSLVTGSITAWGGGWNALIIAEYVVYGGQTFTAFGIGSLLDQATYQSGNLQQIWLALMSMVLLIVATNRLFWRPLYNLAARRFKIDY; this is translated from the coding sequence GTGCGCGGTCCGCGCGGATCGGTCGTCGAGGCCGGCCGACGTCAGGCGATGCGGGTGGTCTGGTTTCTGGTCCTGGCCGGACTGCTCTACTTCATCTATCGGCGCCCGGCCGTGGCCATTCCCGGCCCGGCCGCCCGCCTCCTGACGGCCACCCACGCCCTCCCAAGCTACGCCCTGATGTCCATGGCTCGGATGCTCGCCGCCTACCTGCTGGCCCTGGGGTTTTCGCTCCTCTATGGCTACGTCGCCTGGGCCAGTCCGGCCGTCGGCCGCTTCCTGATGCCCCTCCTCGACGTCCTCCAGTCCGTCCCGGTCCTGGGTTTCTTCCCGGCGGCGGTGTTCTTCTTCGTTGGCTTTTTCCACGGCGGACGGCTGGGGTTGGAACTCGCCGCCGTCTTTCTCATCTTCACCAGCCAGGCCTGGAACATCACCTTCGGGGTCTACGAGGCCCTGACAACCATCCCCCAGGACCTCCAGGAGGCCGCCAGGGCCTTCGGATTGGGACCGGGCCTGCGTTTCTCCAGGCTGCTCTTCCCGGCGATGGTCCCCAAGCTGGTCTATAACAGCATGCTTTCCTGGGCCGGGGGCTGGTACTTCCTGATCGCCTGCGAGATCATCGCCCTCGGCCCGATCAACTACACCCTGCCCGGGCTGGGCAGCTACCTGATTAACACGGCCCAGGCCGGCCGGCTCGACCTGACCATGATCGGGTTGGCGGTCCTGGTCGCCCTGATCATCCTCCTGGACCTGCTCCTCTGGAGGCCACTGGGCGTCTGGGCGGCCCGCTTCAAGTACGAGTACTTGGCCGGCGGGTCGGCCCCGACCTCCCGCCTCCTGACGATGTGGCGAAAATGGCCGGTGGCGCGCCTGACGACGGTGGCCGGCTCGGCGGTCTGGTCCCTGACCAGGCGGGTGTACCGGGCCATCGTCGGACCCCCGGGAAAGGCGGCCGCCCGGGCCCGCCGGGCGGCCGAGGCGCGGTGGCCCGGCCTGGCCGAGCGCTTCATCGGTCTGGCCGGCCGGGCGGTGGGCTGGGCCGTCACCACCGGGATCCTGTATCTCGTCGCCCGGTCGGTCGTCTCCCTGGCCCGGCTGATGCTCCAGCCGCTGCCCCCAGAGGCCCGCCTGATCCCGGCCGGCTTGGGGGCCTCGTTCCTTCGCCTAGCCGCGGCCTACCTCATCTCCCTGGCCTGGACCCTGCCGGCGGCGTATTACGTCGCCTCGAGCGACCGGGCCTACGGGTTCCTGATGCCGGTCTTCGAGGTCCTGGCGTCGGTCCCGGCCACGGCCCTCTTCCCGGTGATCGTCTTCGTCATCGCCCGGCGGGCCGGCGGGATGAACCTGGCCGCCGTCCTCCTGGCCCTCACCGGGATGCAGTGGTATCTCCTGTTCAACCTGATCTCCGGGGTCCGATCGCTGCCCGCCGACCTGAAGGAGGCCGCCCAGGCATACGGCCTCAAGGGTCGCCTGTACCTGATCCGGGTCGTCCTGCCGGCGGTCTTCCCGTCGCTGGTCACCGGGAGCATCACCGCCTGGGGCGGCGGCTGGAACGCCCTGATCATCGCCGAGTATGTGGTCTACGGCGGTCAGACCTTCACCGCCTTCGGCATCGGCTCTCTGCTTGACCAGGCCACCTATCAGAGCGGTAACCTGCAACAGATCTGGTTGGCCTTGATGTCCATGGTCCTCCTCATCGTGGCCACCAACCGCCTCTTCTGGCGACCCCTTTACAACCTGGCCGCACGCCGGTTCAAGATCGACTACTGA